Sequence from the Planctomycetota bacterium genome:
GCGGAGGCACGAAGCATGGCACAAGAATCGGCAGAACGGACCTGGAGCAAGAAGGTGACGACACTCGGCGACGGGATCGTCGGCCTGACGGTGCTCGAGGCCAAGGAACTGGGCGACTACCTGGAAGAGGCGCACGGGATCAAGGCGGCGGCGCCGGCGGCGGTGGCGATGCCGATGGCGGCGGCAGCCGCACCGGCGGAGGAGGAGAAGACGGCCTTCGACGTCGTCCTGGTGTCGTGCGGCGACAAGAAGATCCCTGTCGTGCGGGCCCTTCGGGACATCACGAACCTGGGCCTCAAGGAGGCCAAGGAACTCGTCGAGAGCGCGCCGAAGGCGGTCCGCGAAGGCGTCTCCAAACAGGAAGCCGAGGACATCAAGAAGAAGTTGGAAGAAGCCGGCGCCACGGTGGAATTGAAGTAAGGTGGCGCTCGCCGCCCCACGAGCCGCCCGCCGCTGGCGGGCGGTCACCTGACCGGGTGCGCTCGTGCTTCGTAGCGAAGTAGCACTCTCTTCTCCGCCCTGCGTAGCGGGCTACGCAGAGCAGGGTCGCTACTTCGCAGAGTAGCATCGGATGCCCGCGGGCTGACGTCCGGGGCTCGAACGGCGCGCGAGAGCCGAGTGGCGCGCTCTCGCGCAAGTATGAACCATTAGCGAGGTGATCGCGAT
This genomic interval carries:
- the rplL gene encoding 50S ribosomal protein L7/L12, yielding MAQESAERTWSKKVTTLGDGIVGLTVLEAKELGDYLEEAHGIKAAAPAAVAMPMAAAAAPAEEEKTAFDVVLVSCGDKKIPVVRALRDITNLGLKEAKELVESAPKAVREGVSKQEAEDIKKKLEEAGATVELK